From Rutidosis leptorrhynchoides isolate AG116_Rl617_1_P2 chromosome 3, CSIRO_AGI_Rlap_v1, whole genome shotgun sequence, a single genomic window includes:
- the LOC139899697 gene encoding uncharacterized mitochondrial protein AtMg00820-like, whose amino-acid sequence MLQIPRPRDVISHSNETTQVVNLEEIPSESLEPRRGSRTRTPKSYGSDFQLYLVEGSRDCVKSQFSYCYSIDDDPRTFDEAMKSRDVAFWKEAIEDEMSSILENNTWVLTDLPPGCKPLGNKWIFKNKMKVGGIIDKFKARLVIQGFKQKEGIDYFDTYAHVSRITTIRLLIALAAMYDL is encoded by the coding sequence atgttacaaatacCTAGACCAAGGGACGTGATTTCTCATTCAAATGAGACTACACAAGTAGTTAACTTGGAAGAAATTCCAAGTGAGTCACTAGAACCTCGTAGGGGCTCTAGAACTAGGACACCCAAGTCGTATGGTTCTGATTTTCAACTTTACCTAGTTGAAGGATCGAGAGATTGTGTTAAATCACAATTTTCTTATTGTTATAGTATAGATGATGATCCTAGAACCTTTGATGAGGCTATGAAATCTCGTGACGTTGCTTTTTGGAAAGAAGCAATTGAAGACGAGATGAGTTCTATTTTGGAGAATAATACTTGGGTATTAACAGATTTACCTCCTGGATGCAAACCTTTGGGAAATAAGTGGATCTTCAAGAATAAAATGAAAGTCGGTGGCATAATTGATAAGTTTAAAGCtagattggttatccaaggctttaaACAAAAGGAGGGTATTGATTATTTCGATACATATGCTCATGTTTCTCGTATCACTACTATTAGATTGTTAATAGCACTTGCTGCTATGTATGATCTATGA